Genomic DNA from Deltaproteobacteria bacterium:
AAAAATTTCCCGGTAACCATCCGCGGTCAGCCGTTGAATTACCATTTCCGGCGGCAGGATTTCCAGGATATCGCATACAATCCGAACATAATCGTCCTTTTCCAGCAAAAAAAGATTCCCCTGCTCATAGAGATCGCCCATTTTTGTTCCCCTGAGGGCTAAGAGGAGATGGATTTTAATCCCATGAATCGGGAGGGCTGCAAGTACCCTCGCCGTTTCAAGAATATCTGCCCGCGTTTCCCCAGGCAGGCCGACGATGATATGGGTACAAATGTGTATATTTTTCCCCGAAGCCCTCTTCACGGCATCGAGGAAGTTTTCTGCCGAATGCCCCCTGTTGATAAACTGCAAGGTTCTGTTGTGGATCGACTGGAGGCCCAATTCCAACCACACGTGGGAGTGTTCCGCATAGTCTCGAAAAAGGTCAAGGACATTATCGGGAACGCAATCCGGGCGTGTTCCCACCGACAGACCGATGACATCTTCCTCCGACAGGGCTTCATCATAGAGTTCTTTCAATTTCTCCACCGGTCCGTATGTATTGGTAAAGGTCTGGAAATAGGCGATGAATTTTCCTGCATTTCTGTTTTTTTTATAATATTCCCTGCCCCGGCGGATCTGCTCAGTCACAGAAGGAAGTGGGCCAGCCTGCCGCAGGCGCGAACCGCGGCCGTCGCAGTAGATACATCCCCCCGTCGATACAGTACCGTCCCTGTTCGGACAGGTAAATCCCGCATCGATCTGGAGCTTATACACCCTGAACCCGAAACGATTACGCCAGAAGCTCTTTAGATCGTAATATCTTTTTGTGTTGTTCCATAATTCCGGTTTTGACACAGAAAACTCTTTTTTGTTGTAATTTGTAAACCGATGCTATTATATACAATGTAGTAGGAATTTCAATCATTATGAACTCACTGTAATGGGGTTAAGCGTTTGCAAAGAAATTACGATGTTATTGTTGTCGGGGGTGGTCATGCCGGCTGTGAGGCTGCCTTGGCGGCGGCACGGATGGGTTGTTCCACGATCCTGTTTAATATAAATCTGGATTCTATTGCTCTTATGTCGTGCAATCCGGCTATCGGCGGTTTGGCCAAGGGCCAGCTTGTCAAGGAAGTCGATGCCTTGGGTGGAGAAATGGGAAAGATCGCCGATAAAACGGCCGTCCATTTTCGTCTGCTGAATGCATCGAAAGGACCCGCCGTTCAATCCTC
This window encodes:
- a CDS encoding TIGR01212 family radical SAM protein (This family includes YhcC from E. coli K-12, an uncharacterized radical SAM protein.), translated to MSKPELWNNTKRYYDLKSFWRNRFGFRVYKLQIDAGFTCPNRDGTVSTGGCIYCDGRGSRLRQAGPLPSVTEQIRRGREYYKKNRNAGKFIAYFQTFTNTYGPVEKLKELYDEALSEEDVIGLSVGTRPDCVPDNVLDLFRDYAEHSHVWLELGLQSIHNRTLQFINRGHSAENFLDAVKRASGKNIHICTHIIVGLPGETRADILETARVLAALPIHGIKIHLLLALRGTKMGDLYEQGNLFLLEKDDYVRIVCDILEILPPEMVIQRLTADGYREIFLAPQWAVNKMDVLNSIDRELEKRNTYQGIRYVKNG